In Xiphophorus hellerii strain 12219 chromosome 4, Xiphophorus_hellerii-4.1, whole genome shotgun sequence, a single genomic region encodes these proteins:
- the pop4 gene encoding ribonuclease P protein subunit p29 — translation MEEAQIYSKIPRDLVNRLGVEPHNSSKAAKFTEAHLKQCTQQPSRLDVKSMLTHKAVLLGYSRPKRDTAKTRNRKKAKGLNAQQKRMMKVFHIKPQHQRYELFLPLHQLWRQYVVDLCGGLKPTVNPQIVQQKLLKADLHGAIITVVRSKCPSYVGTTGILMQEFKHVFKIITKEDQVKVIPKRNSVFSVELDNFVSHIYGSKMEFRASERSAKKLKVKGTIDL, via the exons ATGGAAG AAGCACAAATTTACAGCAAAATTCCTCGAGATCTAGTGAATCGTCTTGGTGTTGAG CCTCACAACAGCTCTAAAGCTGCAAAGTTTACTGAAGCCCATCTGAAGCAGTGCACTCAGCAGCCGAGCCGACTGGATGTGAAGAGCATGCTGACTCATAAGGCTGTGCTGCTGGGCTACAGTCGGCCCAAAAGAGACACAGCCAAaaccagaaacaggaagaaagccAAAGGACTCAATGCACAACAGAAGAGAATGATGAAGGTTTTCCACATCAAGCCTCAACACCAGAG GTATGAGCTTTTCTTGCCGCTACACCAGCTATGGAGACAATATGTTGTGGACCTGTGTGGTGGACTCAAACCGACGGT gaatCCACAGATTGTGCAGCAAAAGCTTCTGAAGGCAGACTTGCACGGAGCCATCATCACAG TGGTGCGTTCTAAATGTCCGTCCTATGTGGGAACTACAGGGATTCTCATGCAAGAATTCAAACATGTGTTCAAAATCATCACCAAAGAAgaccaggtcaaag TGATCCCAAAGAGGAACAGTGTGTTTTCTGTAGAGTTGGACAACTTTGTCTCACACATTTATGGAAGCAAAATGGAGTTCCGAGCCAGCGAACGTTCTGCCAAGAAGTTGAAAGTGAAAGGAACTATAGACCTCTAA